A section of the Caballeronia sp. M1242 genome encodes:
- a CDS encoding DUF4126 domain-containing protein: protein MLESLSLAAGLSWASGLRLYLTVFVAGLFARMGVIHLPDTLAVLASPWVIGAAAFLAFVEFLADKIPALDSLWDAIHTFIRIPAGAVLAAGSLGHADPTLLTIAALAGGTLAGASHFAKAGTRALINLSPEPVSNWAASATEDVGATLGLVLAFFVPLLFLVMLIAFLVVAGWALPRLVRGVHGGVSRMAKHMLPGTHNPISRLRSKHD, encoded by the coding sequence ATGCTGGAATCACTTTCGCTCGCTGCGGGCCTTTCATGGGCGAGCGGGCTGCGCCTGTACCTCACGGTCTTCGTCGCCGGCCTGTTCGCCCGCATGGGCGTCATTCATCTGCCCGACACGCTCGCCGTGCTCGCTTCCCCGTGGGTGATCGGCGCGGCGGCGTTCCTCGCGTTCGTCGAATTTCTCGCCGACAAGATCCCCGCGCTGGATTCCCTGTGGGACGCCATTCATACGTTCATTCGCATTCCCGCCGGCGCCGTGCTCGCGGCGGGCTCGCTCGGCCACGCCGATCCGACGCTGCTCACCATCGCCGCGCTCGCGGGCGGCACGCTCGCCGGGGCGTCGCATTTCGCGAAAGCGGGCACGCGCGCGCTCATCAATCTTTCGCCGGAGCCGGTGTCGAACTGGGCGGCATCCGCCACCGAAGATGTCGGCGCGACGCTCGGCCTCGTCCTCGCGTTCTTCGTGCCGCTGCTGTTCCTCGTCATGCTGATCGCGTTTCTGGTGGTGGCCGGCTGGGCGCTGCCGCGTCTCGTGCGCGGCGTGCACGGCGGCGTGTCGCGCATGGCCAAGCATATGCTGCCGGGCACGCATAACCCGATCAGCCGACTGCGGAGCAAGCACGATTGA